Proteins from one Pygocentrus nattereri isolate fPygNat1 chromosome 16, fPygNat1.pri, whole genome shotgun sequence genomic window:
- the sptan1 gene encoding spectrin alpha chain, non-erythrocytic 1 isoform X1 translates to MDTSGVKVLETAEDIQERRQQVLDRYRRFKELSTMRRQKLEDSYRFQFFRRDADELEKWIQEKLQIASDENYKDPTNLQGKLQKHQAFEAEVQANSGAIVKLDETGNLMISESHFASETIRTRLEELHRLWDLLLQKTKEKGVRLLQAQKLVQYLRECEDALDWISDKEAIVTSEELGQDLEHVEVLQKKFEEFQTDLAAHEERVNEVNQAAAKLTQENHPEAELILKKQEEVNSAWQRLKGLAQQRQGKLFGAAEVQRFNRDVDETISWIKEKEQLMASDDFGRDLASVQALLRKHEGLERDLAALEDKVNTLGGEAERLQQTHPQNASQIHLKRDELITNWEQIRTLAAERHAHLNDSYRLQRFTADFRDLTSWVTEMKALINADELANDVAGAEALLDRHQEHKGEIDAHEDSFKSTDEAGQALLNTGHYASEEVKEKLGILAEEKESLLELWELRRQQYEQCMDLQLFYRDTEQVDNWMSKQEAFLLNEDLGDSLDSVEALLKKHEDFEKSLSAQEEKITALDEFATKLIQNNHYAKEDVATRRDALLSRRNALHERAQSRRAALEDSFHLQQFFRDSDELKSWINEKMKTATDEAYKDPSNLQGKVQKHQAFEAELSANQSRIDALQKSGQELIDGKHYASSEVATRMDEVSSQWKKLLEATELKGIKLREANQQQQFNRNVEDIELWLYEVEGHLASDDYGKDLTSVQNLQKKHALLEADVAAHQDRIDGITIQARQFQEAGHFDADNIRKKQEALVARYEALKEPMAARKQKLSDSLRLQQLFRDVEDEETWIREKEPIAASTNRGKDLIGVQNLLKKHQALQAEITGHEPRIKAVTQKGESMVDEGHFAAEDVKVKLGELNNRWETLKNKAAQRRQDLEDSLQAQQYFADANEAESWMREKEPIVGSTDYGKDEDSAEALLKKHEALMSDLSAYGSSIQGLKEQAQACRQQVAPTDDETGKELVLALYDYQEKSPREVTMKKGDILTLLNSTNKDWWKVEVNDRQGFVPAAYVKKLDPTQSSSRENLLDEQGSIALRQDQIENQTMVTKEACSVSVRMKQVEELYGTLLELGEKRKDMLEKSCKKFMLFREANELQQWINEKEGALTNEEVGSDLEQVEVLQKKFDDFQKDLKANESRLRDINKVASELESEGLMAEEAPLVQAQHQEMLASAPGKDEADSKTASPWKSIRMAVQTTANFNTIKELNNRWRALQQLAEDRSNMLGSAHEVQRFHRDADETKEWIEEKNQALNTDNYGHDLASVQALQRKHEGFERDLAALGDKVNSLGETAERLIQSHPEAVDDIQEKCTELNTAWSSLVGRADQRKDKLGNSHDLQRFLSDFRDLMSWINGIRGLVSSDELAKDVTGAEALLERHQEHRTEIDARAGTFQAFEQFGQQLLARGHYASPEIQQKLEALDRERADLEKAWVQRRMMLDQCLELQLFNRDCEQAENWMAAREAFLASDDKGDSLDSVEALIKKHEDFDKAINVQEEKIAALQSFADQLISADHYAKPEIFKRRNEVLDRWRRLKAQMIEKRSKLGESQTLQQFSRDVDEIEAWISEKLQTATDESYKDPTNIQSKHQKHQAFEAELHANADRIRGVIDTGNALIQRGACAGSEDAVKSRLVALDEQWQFLVNKSAEKSQKLKEANKQQNFNTGIKDFDFWLSEVEALLASEDYGKDLASVNNLLKKHQLLEADISAHEDRLKDLNGQADSLMASNAFDTSQVKDKRDAVNGRFGKIKSMAAGRRAKLNESHRLHQFFRDLDDEESWIKEKKLLVSSEDYGRDLTGVQNLRKKHKRLEAELGAHEPAIQSVLDTGKKLSDDNTIGQEEIQQRLAQFVEHWKELKDLAAARGQRLEESLEYQQFVANVEEEEAWINEKLNLVGSEDYGDTLAAVQGLLKKHEAFETDFTVHRDRVNDVCANGDELIKKENHHVDNITAKMKALRGKVAELERAAAQRKAKLDENSAFLQFNWKADVVESWIGEKENSLKTDDYGRDLSSVQTLLTKQETFDAGLQAFQQEGITNITALKDQLLAAKHVQSKAIEARHATLMKRWNQLLSNSAARKKKLLEAQEHFRKVEDLFLTFAKKASAFNSWFENAEEDLTDPVRCNSLEEIRALREAHDAFRSSLSSAEADFNQLAELDRQIKSYQVVSNPYTWFTMEALEETWRNLQKIIKERELELQKEQRRQEENDKLRQEFAQHANAFHQWLQETRTYLLDGIAYRRVIRVYQYEVDDDLSGRSCMVEESGTLESQLEATKRKHQEIRAMRSQLKKIEDLGAAMEEALILDNKYTEHSTVGLAQQWDQLDQLGMRMQHNLEQQIQARNTTGVTEEALKEFSMMFKHFDKEKSGRLNHQEFKSCLRSLGYDLPMVEEGEPDQEFESILDTVDPNRDGNVSLQEYMAFMISRETENVKSSEEIESAFRALSAENKPYVTKEELYQNLTKEQADYCISHMKPYLDSKGRELPSAFDFVEFTRSLFVN, encoded by the exons CCCACCAACCTTCAg GGGAAGCTTCAGAAACATCAAGCCTTTGAGGCAGAAGTACAGGCCAACTCCGGTGCCATCGTCAAATTGGATGAGACTGGCAACCTCATGATCTCTGAGAGTCACTTTGCATCCGAGACCATTCGT ACCCGCCTGGAGGAACTGCATCGTTTGTGGGACCTACTGCTGCAGAAGACCAAGGAGAAGGGAGTGCGTCTGCTGCAGGCTCAGAAATTAGTGCAGTACCTTCGGGAGTGTGAAGATGCCCTGGACTGGATCAGCGACAAG GAAGCTATTGTCACCTCAGAGGAGCTGGGGCAGGACCTGGAGCATGTGGAAGTCCTGCAGAAGAAGTTTGAAGAATTCCAGACAGACCTGGCAGCCCATGAGGAACGTGTGAATGAGGTCAACCAGGCTGCGGCTAAGCTAACCCAGGAGAACCACCCTGAAGCTGAGCTCATCTTGAAGAAGCAGGAGGAGGTGAATTCAGCCTGGCAGAGGCTGAAGGGTTTGGCCCAGCAAAGACAGGGCAAGCTGTTTGGGGCTGCTGAGGTACAGCGCTTCAACCG GGATGTGGATGAAACAATCAGCTGGATCAAGGAGAAGGAGCAGCTGATGGCCTCTGATGATTTTGGACGTGACTTGGCCAGCGTTCAGGCTCTGCTGCGCAAACATGAGGGGCTTGAGAGAGACCTGGCAGCCCTGGAAGACAAG GTGAACACTTTGGGTGGGGAGGCAGAGCGTCTGCAGCAGACCCATCCCCAGAATGCCTCTCAGATCCACTTGAAGAGAGACGAGCTTATCACCAACTGGGAGCAGATTCGCACACTGGCTGCAGAACGCCACGCCCACCTCAATGACTCCTACAG ACTGCAGCGTTTCACTGCTGATTTTCGAGACCTCACCAGCTGGGTAACTGAGATGAAGGCTTTGATTAACGCTGATGAGTTGGCCAACGACGTAGCTGGGGCTGAAGCTCTGCTCGACCGCCACCAGGAACACAAG GGTGAGATCGATGCCCATGAAGACAGCTTCAAATCCACAGATGAGGCTGGCCAGGCCCTCCTGAACACCGGACACTATGCCTCAGAAGAAGTGAAGGAAAAG CTGGGTATTCTTGCTGAAGAGAAGGAGTCTCTTTTGGAGCTGTGGGAGCTGCGCAGACAGCAATATGAGCAGTGCATGGACTTGCAGCTCTTCTACAGGGACACTGAGCAGGTTGACAATTGGATGAGCAAACAAGAG GCCTTCCTTCTAAATGAGGACCTGGGTGACTCTCTGGACAGTGTGGAGGCTCTTCTGAAGAAACATGAAGACTTTGAAAAATCTCTCAGTGCCCAGGAGGAGAAGATCACT gCCTTGGATGAATTTGCTACCAAACTGATCCAGAACAACCACTATGCCAAGGAGGATGTTGCCACCCGAAGAGACGCT TTGCTGAGCAGACGCAATGCCCTCCATGAGCGAGCTCAGTCCCGCCGTGCTGCCCTGGAGGACTCCTTCCACCTGCAGCAGTTCTTCCGTGATTCTGATGAGCTCAAGAGCTGGATCAATGAGAAGATGAAGACTGCCACTGACGAGGCTTACAAG GACCCTTCCAACCTGCAAGGAAAGGTGCAGAAACACCAGGCCTTTGAGGCAGAGCTCTCTGCCAACCAGAGCCGCATTGACGCACTGCAGAAATCTGGCCAGGAGCTGATTGATGGGAAACACTATGCCTCCAGTGAGGTGGCTACACGTATGGATGAGGTCAGCTCCCAGTGGAAGAAACTTCTGGAAGCCACTGAGCTTAAAG GCATTAAGCTGCGTGAAGCcaatcagcagcagcagtttaACCGCAATGTGGAGGACATTGAGCTTTGGCTCTATGAAGTGGAAGGCCACCTGGCCTCTGATGACTATGGCAAAGACCTGACCAGCGTTCAGAACTTGCAGAAGAAACATGCTTTGCTGGAGGCTGACGTTGCTGCCCATCAG GACCGCATTGATGGCATTACCATCCAGGCCAGGCAGTTCCAGGAGGCTGGTCACTTTGATGCTGATAACATCCGGAAGAAGCAGGAGGCTCTAGTGGCACGCTATGAGGCTTTGAAGGAGCCCATGGCTGCACGAAAGCAGAAGCTGTCTGATTCTCTTCGGCTGCAGCAGCTCTTCCGCGATGTGGAGGATGAAGAGACCTGGATCAGAGAGAAGGAGCCCATCGCTGCCTCTACCAACAGGG GTAAAGACCTGATAGGGGTGCAGAATCTGCTAAAGAAGCATCAGGCTTTGCAGGCTGAGATCACTGGTCATGAGCCCCGCATCAAGGCTGTGACTCAGAAGGGTGAATCCATGGTGGATGAGG GCCACTTTGCTGCCGAAGATGTCAAAGTTAAGCTGGGAGAGCTGAACAATCGCTGGGAGACCCTCAAGAATAAGGCAGCCCAGCGCAGACAAGACCTGGAGGACTCCTTGCAAGCTCAGCAATACTTTGCAGATGCCAACGAAGCCGAGTCCTGGATGAGGGAGAAGGAGCCCATCGTAGGCAGCACTGACTATGGCAAAGACGAGGACTCTGCAGAG GCCCTACTCAAGAAACATGAAGCACTGATGTCTGATCTGAGTGCTTATGGCAGCAGCATCCAGGGCCTGAAGGAGCAGGCTCAGGCTTGCAGG CAACAAGTGGCCCCTACTGATGACGAGACTGGTAAGGAGTTAGTGCTGGCGCTCTATGACTACCAGGAGAAGAGTCCTCGTGAGGTTACAATGAAGAAGGGAGACATCCTCACCCTACTTAACAGCACTAACAAG GACTGGTGGAAGGTGGAGGTGAATGACAGACAGGGCTTTGTGCCAGCAGCGTACGTCAAGAAGCTAGACCCAACACAGTCGTCCTCCCGTGAGAACCTGCTAGACGAACAGGGCAGCATTGCTCTGCGCCAAGATCAGATAGAGAACCA GACTATGGTCACCAAGGAGGCGTGCAGTGTTTCTGTGCGCATGAAGCAGGTGGAGGAGCT GTACGGCACCCTGCTGGAACTGGGCGAGAAGAGGAAGGACATGCTGGAAAAGAGCTGTAAGAAGTTCATGCTGTTCCGTGAGGCCAACGAGCTGCAGCAGTGGATCAATGAGAAGGAAGGAGCTCTGACCAATGAGGAGGTGGGCTCTGACCTGGAGCAGGTAGAAGTGCTGCAGAAGAAGTTTGATGACTTCCAGAAG GATCTGAAAGCAAATGAGTCGCGTCTGCGAGACATCAACAAAGTGGCATCAGAGCTGGAGTCAGAGGGATTGATGGCTGAGGAGGCTCCATTAGTGCAAGCTCAG CATCAAGAGATGCTAGCCTCTGCTCCTGGCAAG GATGAAGCTGATTCCAAAACTGCATCTCCATGGAAG TCTATACGCATGGCTGTCCAAACAACAGCTAACTTTAATACTATTAAG gaGCTGAACAACCGCTGGAGAGCGCTGCAGCAACTGGCCGAGGACAGGAGCAACATGCTGGGGAGTGCCCACGAAGTGCAGAGGTTCCACAG GGATGCTGATGAGACTAAAGAGTGGATTGAGGAGAAGAACCAGGCCCTGAACACCGACAACTACGGCCACGACCTGGCCAGTGTGCAGGCACTGCAGCGCAAACATGAGGGCTTTGAAAGAGATCTCGCTGCTCTGGGAGACAAG GTGAACTCCCTGGGTGAGACTGCAGAGCGTCTGATCCAGTCACACCCAGAAGCTGTGGATGACATCCAGGAGAAGTgcacagagctgaacacagcCTGGAGCAGCCTGGTAGGCCGTGCTGACCAGCGCAAAGACAAACTGGGCAACTCACATGACCTCCAACGCTTCCTCAGTGACTTCAG AGATCTAATGTCCTGGATCAATGGTATCCGAGGACTTGTGTCTTCTGATGAGCTGGCCAAGGATGTAACAGGAGCTGAAGCTCTGCTGGAGAGACACCAG GAGCACCGTACTGAGATCGATGCCCGTGCTGGCACCTTCCAGGCCTTTGAGCAGTTTGGGCAGCAGCTGTTGGCCCGTGGCCACTATGCCAGCCCTGAGATTCAGCAGAAGCTGGAGGCCCTGGACAGGGAAAGGGCTGATCTGGAGAAGGCTTGGGTGCAGCGCAGGATGATGCTGGACCAGTGCCTGGAGCTCCAG CTGTTTAACCGGGACTGTGAGCAGGCTGAGAACTGGATGGCAGCTAGAGAGGCCTTCTTGGCCAGCGATGACAAGGGCGACTCCCTGGACAGTGTGGAGGCTCTTATCAAGAAACATGAAGACTTTGACAAAGCTATCAATGTGCAG GAGGAGAAGATTGCTGCGCTGCAGTCCTTTGCCGACCAGCTTATTTCTGCTGACCATTACGCCAAGCCTGAAATCTTCAAACGCCGCAATGAGGTCTTGGACAG GTGGCGTCGACTGAAGGCTCAGATGATTGAGAAACGCTCTAAGCTGGGTGAATCTCAGACTCTGCAGCAGTTCAGTAGAGATGTAGATGAAATTGAGGCCTGGATCAGTGAGAAACTTCAGACAGCCACTGACGAATCCTACAAAGACCCCACAAACATTCAG AGTAAGCACCAGAAGCACCAGGCATTTGAAGCCGAGCTTCATGCCAATGCTGACCGAATCCGTGGAGTGATCGATACGGGTAATGCCCTCATCCAGAGAGGTGCGTGTGCTGGAAGTGAAGACGCCGTCAag TCTCGCCTTGTTGCTCTGGATGAGCAGTGGCAGTTTCTGGTGAACAAATCTGCTGAGAAGAGTCAGAAGCTGAAGGAAGCCAACAAGCAGCAGAACTTCAACACCGGCATCAAGGACTTTGACTTTTGGCTGTCTGAG GTGGAAGCTCTTCTTGCATCTGAAGATTATGGTAAAGATCTGGCCTCAGTCAACAATCTGCTGAAGAAGCACCAGCTTCTGGAGGCCGATATCTCTGCACATGAG GATCGTTTGAAGGACTTGAATGGCCAGGCTGACAGCCTGATGGCCAGTAATGCCTTCGACACCTCTCAGGTCAAGGACAAGCGCGATGCTGTTAATGGCCGCTTCGGCAAAATCAAGAGCATGGCTGCGGGACGTCGTGCCAAGCTGAACGAGTCTCATCGTCTGCACCAGTTCTTCAGGGACCTGGATGATGAAGAATCTTGGATCAA agAGAAAAAGTTGTTAGTGAGTTCGGAGGACTATGGACGTGATTTGACAGGAGTACAGAATCTGAGGAAGAAACACAAGAgactggaggctgagctggGAGCTCATGAGCCAGCCATTCAG TCTGTGCTAGACACTGGGAAGAAACTGTCTGATGACAACACCATCGGGCAGGAGGAGATCCAGCAAAGGCTGGCCCAGTTTGTGGAGCACTGGAAGGAACTGAAGGATTTGGCCGCTGCCAG AGGGCAGAGGCTTGAAGAGTCGCTGGAATATCAGCAATTTGTGGCAAAtgtggaggaagaagaagcCTGGATTAATGAGAAGCTGAACCTGGTTGGAAGTGAGGACTATGGTGATACACTTGCAGCTGTGCAG GGCTTGCTGAAGAAGCATGAAGCATTTGAAACTGACTTTACAGTGCATAGAGACAGAGTGAATGATGTATGTGCCAATGGAGATGAGCTCATCAAGAAG GAGAACCACCATGTGGACAACATCACAGCTAAGATGAAGGCCCTGCGTGGCAAGGTGGCTGAACTAGAGAGAGCTGCAGCCCAGAGGAAGGCTAAGCTGGATGAGAACTCTGCTTTCTTGCAGTTTAACTGGAAGGCTGATGTGGTGGAGTCCTGGATTG GTGAGAAGGAAAACAGTCTAAAGACTGATGACTATGGACGTGACCTTTCTTCGGTGCAGACACTGCTTACAAAGCAG GAAACATTTGATGCTGGGCTTCAGGCCTTCCAACAGGAAGGAATCACCAACATCACAGCCCTGAAGGACCAACTCCTTGCAGCCAAACACGTGCAGTCCAAAGCCATCGAAGCACGTCATGCTACCCTGATGAAACGCTGGAACCAGCTGCTTTCCAACTCGGCTGCCCGCAAGAAGAAACTACTAGAGGCTCAGGAGCACTTCAGAAAG GTTGAGGACTTGTTCTTGACCTTTGCCAAGAAGGCTTCTGCCTTCAACAGCTGGTTTGAGAATGCAGAGGAGGATCTGACTGACCCAGTGAGGTGCAACTCTCTGGAGGAGATCAGGGCACTGCGGGAGGCTCATGATGCTTTCCGCTCCTCACTCAGCTCTGCTGAGGCTGACTTCAACCAGCTTGCTGAGCTCGACAGACAGATCAAAAGCTATCAGGTGGTGTCCAACCCATACACCTGGTTTACCATGGAGGCCCTAGAGGAGACCTGGAGGAACCTGCAAAAGATAATCAAA GAGCGTGAGCTGGAGCTGCAGAAGGAGCAGAGAAGGCAGGAAGAGAATGATAAACTAAGACAGGAGTTTGCTCAACATGCAAATGCATTCCACCAGTGGCTGCAGGAGACCAG GACATATCTTCTGGATGG CATAGCCTATCGGCGGGTTATCCGTGTCTATCAGTATGAAGTCGATGATGATCTTTCTGGaag GTCTTGTATGGTGGAGGAGTCTGGAACTCTGGAATCTCAGCTGGAGGCTACAAAG CGTAAGCACCAGGAAATCCGTGCTATGCGCAGCCAGCTGAAGAAAATCGAGGATCTGGGAGCAGCCATGGAGGAGGCATTAATCCTGGATAACAAATACACAGAGCACAGCACGGTGGGGCTGGCCCAGCAGTGGGACCAGCTTGACCAGCTAGGCATGAGGATGCAGCACAACCTGGAACAACAGATCCAAGCCAG AAACACTACAGGAGTAACAGAAGAAGCCCTAAAGGAGTTCAGCATGATGTTCAA gcaCTTCGACAAAGAGAAATCAGGTCGTCTGAATCACCAGGAATTCAAGTCTTGCTTGCGCTCTTTGGGCTACGACCTGCCCATGGTGGAAGAAGGAGAACCAGACCAGGAGTTTGAGTCCATTCTTGACACAGTGGATCCCAACAG GGATGGCAACGTGTCCTTGCAGGAGTATATGGCGTTCATGATCAGCCGCGAGACAGAGAACGTGAAGTCAAGCGAGGAGATCGAGAGTGCTTTCCGCGCTCTCAGTGCCGAGAACAAGCCGTATGTCACCAAAGAAGAACTCTACCAG AATCTGACCAAGGAGCAAGCAGACTACTGCATTTCCCACATGAAGCCCTACCTGGACAGCAAGGGTCGCGAGCTCCCATCAGCGTTTGACTTTGTGGAATTCACTCGCTCGCTTTTCGTCAACTGA